A portion of the Thermothelomyces thermophilus ATCC 42464 chromosome 5, complete sequence genome contains these proteins:
- a CDS encoding peptidase-like protein, translating into MRLLRTAGAATLFLSPATFATNNPLTPGKLEADIRTEELQNVLWNLNHIAVTHGGNRAFGEPGYKASLDFILERAQTRFHNEFDTVVQPFNHTYGKTNQIKVTGPEGEDVFVISPLYNPATPLPDGITAPLVDTPVDDERGSACFPDQWEGVDVKGKLVLVKRGICAVADKSALAKERGALGVILYNEQPGTNIVVPTLGAESIGKTVPIGIIPLEVGQSWKSRLADGEEVTVHLLVDSISDTRETWNIIAETKQGDPDKVIMLGAHLDSVQAGAGINDDGSGTAALLEILTAVRRYDGFPHKIRFAWWAAEESGLVGSLYYTSHLTEEEADRIKYYFNYDMIGSPHPDFEIASDGNSGVGPQLLEEYLVEQGKEIVHGGFGSGSDFVGFLELGIPSTALHTGAGAPFDECYHQACDDLDNINWEALTVNAKAAARAAARLANSLEGVPPRKKTSLNLHTRRGVVQNFRKWASLAEEASHGHTCSHTGKRVVV; encoded by the exons ATGAGGTTACTCCGCACCGCGGGAGCGGCAACTCTCTTCCTGTCGCCCGCCACTTTTGCGACCAACAACCCTCTGACCCCAGGCAAACTTGAGGCGGACATTAGAACCGAAGA GTTGCAAAATGTCCTCTGGAACCTCAATCACATTGCGGTCACCCACGGCGGCAACCGAGCCTTTGGCGAGCCTGGGTACAAAGCCTCGCTCGACTTTATTCTCGAGCGCGCCCAGACACGCTTCCACAATGAGTTTGACACTGTCGTTCAGCCCTTCAACCACACCTACGGCAAGACGAACCAGATCAAGGTGACTGGACCAGAGGGCGAGGATGTCTTTGTCATCAGCCCATTGTACAATCCCGCCACGCCGCTGCCTGATGGTATCACCGCTCCCTTGGTAGATACACCGGTCGATGACGAGCGCGGATCGGCGTGCTTTCCGGACCAGTGGGAGGGGGTCGATGTGAAGGGGAAGCTGGTACTAGTAAAGAGAGGCATTTGTGCTGTGGCAGATAAGTCGGCCCTTGCTAAGGAGCGCGGGGCACTGG GGGTGATCTTGTATAACGAACAGCCGGGTACGAACATCGTCGTCCCGACTCTGGGTGCAGAGAGCATCGGCAAGACTGTTCCTATCGGAATTATTCCCTTGGAAGTAGGACAGAGCTGGAAGTCCCGGTTGGCAGATGGCGAGGAGGTGACTGTGCACCTGCTGGTCGATTCCATATCCGATACGCGCGAGACGTGGAACATTATTGCCGAGACCAAACAGGGCGACCCCGACAAAGTTATCATGCTCGGTGCACATCTCGACAGCGTGCAGGCGGGAGCAGGCATCAATGACGACGGCAGCGGCACGGCAGCTCTCCTGGAGATCTTGACCGCGGTCCGGCGCTACGATGGATTCCCACATAAGATTCGGTTCGCCTGGTGGGCAGCAGAAGAGAGTGGTCTGGTCGGATCCCTCTACTACACCTCCCACTTGACCGAGGAGGAAGCCGACCGCATCAAGTATTACTTCAACTACGACATGATTGGCTCTCCCCATCCCGACTTTGAAATTGCAAGCGATGGCAACAGCGGAGTCGGGCCGCAGCTTCTGGAGGAATACCTCGTCGAGCAGGGGAAGGAGATTGTCCACGG CGGCTTCGGTTCTGGCTCCGATTTTGTGGGCTTCCTCGAGCTTGGCATCCCGAGTACCGCGCTACATACCGGTGCAGGAGCTCCATTCGACGAATGCTACCACCAGGCGTGTGATGACCTCGACAATATCAACTGGGAGGCGCTGACCGTCAATGCCAAAGCGGCCGCTCGGGCGGCTGCCCGGCTGGCCAACTCGCTCGAGGGCGTGCCGCCCCGCAAGAAAACTAGCCTGAATCTTCACACGCGCCGTGGAGTGGTGCAAAACTTCCGAAAGTGGGCTTCATTGGCCGAGGAAGCGAGCCACGGGCACACGTGCTCGCACACGGGAAAGAGGGTCGTAGTGTAA
- a CDS encoding glycoside hydrolase family 10 protein (CAZy_ID 267898), with product MHSKAFLAALLAPAVSGQLNDLAVRAGLKYFGTALSESVINSDTRYAAILSDKSMFGQLVPENGMKWDATEPSRGQFNYASGDITANTAKKNGQGMRCHTMVWYSQLPSWVSSGSWTRDSLTSVIETHMNNVMGHYKGQCYAWDVINEAINDDGNSWRDNVFLRTFGTDYFALSFNLAKKADPDTKLYYNDYNLEYNQAKTDRAVELVKMVQAAGAPIDGVGFQGHLIVGSTPTRSQLATALQRFTALGLEVAYTELDIRHSSLPASSSALATQGNDFANVVGSCLDTAGCVGVTVWGFTDAHSWIPNTFPGQGDALIYDSNYNKKPAWTSISSVLAAKATGAPPASSSTTLVTITTPPPASTTASSSSSATPTSVPTQTRWGQCGGIGWTGPTQCESPWTCQKLNDWYWQCL from the exons ATGCACTCCAAAGCTTTCTTGGCAGCGCTTCTTGCGCCTGCCGTCTCAGGGCAACTGAACGACCTCGCCGTCAGGGCTGGACTCAAGTACTTTGGTACTGCTCTTAGCGAGAGCGTCATCAACAGTGATACTCGGTATGCTGCCATCCTCAGCGACAAGAGCATGTTCGGCCAGCTCGTCCCCGAGAATGGCATGAAGTGGGATGCTACTGAGCCGTCCCGTGGCCAGTTCAACTACGCCTCGGGCGACATCACGGCCAACACGGCCAAGAAGAATGGCCAGGGCATGCGTTGCCACACCATGGTCTGGTACAGCCAGCTCCCGAGCTGG GTCTCCTCGGGCTCGTGGACCAGGGACTCGCTCACCTCGGTCATCGAGACGCACATGAACAACGTCATGGGCCACTACAAGGGCCAATGCTACGCCTGGGATGTCATCAACGAGGCCATCAATGACGACGGCAACTCCTGGCGCGACAACGTCTTTCTCCGGACCTTTGGGACCGACTACTTCGCCCTGTCCTTCAACCTAGCCAAGAAGGCCGATCCCGATACCAAGCTGTACTACAACGACTACAACCTCGAGTACAACCAGGCCAAGACGGACCGCGCTGTTGAGCTCGTCAAGATGGTCCAGGCCGCCGGCGCGCCCATCGACGGTGTCGGCTTCCAGGGCCACCTCATTGTCGGCTCGACCCCGACGCGCTCGCAGCTGGCCACCGCCCTCCAGCGCTTCACCGCGCTCGGCCTCGAGGTCGCCTACACCGAGCTCGACATCCGCCACTCGAGCCTGCCGGCCTCTTCGTCGGCGCTCGCGACCCAGGGCAACGACTTCGCCAACGTGGTCGGCTCTTGCCTTGACACCGCCGGCTGCGTCGGCGTCACCGTCTGGGGCTTCACCGATGCGCACTCGTGGATCCCGAACACGTTCCCCGGCCAGGGCGACGCCCTGATCTACGACAGCAACTACAACAAGAAGCCCGCGTGGACCTCGATCTCGTCCGTCCTGGCCGCCAAGGCCACCGGCGCCCCGCCCGCCTCGTCCTCCACCACCCTcgtcaccatcaccaccccTCCGCCGGCATCCAccaccgcctcctcctcctccagtgCCACGCCCACGAGCGTCCCGACGCAGACGAGGTGGGGACAGTGCGGCGGCATCGGATGGACGGGGCCGACCCAGTGCGAGAGCCCATGGACCTGCCAGAAGCTGAACGACTGGTACTGGCAGTGCCTGTAA